The Streptomyces sp. NBC_01268 genome window below encodes:
- a CDS encoding rhodanese-like domain-containing protein has translation MGPLTDRPVIVYSQVGIRGHTAARQPARLGHRVGNLDGGYLTRRAARAAR, from the coding sequence GTGGGGCCTCTGACGGACCGCCCGGTGATCGTCTACTCCCAGGTCGGCATCCGCGGCCACACCGCCGCCCGGCAGCCGGCCCGGCTCGGCCACCGGGTCGGCAACCTCGACGGCGGATACCTCACCCGGCGCGCCGCCCGCGCCGCCCGATGA
- a CDS encoding crotonase/enoyl-CoA hydratase family protein: MSTLSIDRRDGVAVLTLCRPAKRNALDDATVLRIEEFFRKPGPDVRAVVLDAEGDHFSAGLDLGELTERSTEEALEHSLMWHRVFDTIEGGRVPVVAALKGAVIGGGLELAAAAHLRVADPSTFYALPEGQRGLFVGGGGSVRVPRLIGAHRMADMMLTGRVLDAAEGQAAGLSQYLTGQGGARAKALELAERIAGNAPLTNFAVLQALPRIAEASPAGGLLLESLMSAVAAGSTDAQERMRAFLDGRAAKVAAAQAAPGKAAR; the protein is encoded by the coding sequence TTGAGCACGCTTTCCATTGACCGGCGCGACGGAGTGGCGGTCCTGACGCTCTGCCGCCCGGCCAAGCGCAACGCCCTCGACGACGCCACGGTGCTGCGCATCGAGGAGTTCTTCCGCAAGCCCGGCCCCGACGTGCGGGCCGTCGTCCTGGACGCCGAGGGCGACCACTTCTCGGCCGGACTCGACCTCGGCGAGCTCACCGAGCGGTCCACCGAGGAGGCCCTGGAACACTCGCTCATGTGGCACCGCGTCTTCGACACCATCGAAGGCGGCCGGGTCCCCGTGGTCGCCGCCCTGAAGGGCGCGGTCATCGGCGGCGGCCTGGAGCTGGCGGCCGCCGCGCACCTCCGGGTGGCCGACCCTTCCACCTTCTACGCCCTTCCGGAAGGACAGCGCGGCCTCTTCGTCGGCGGCGGCGGCTCCGTCCGCGTCCCGCGCCTGATCGGCGCGCACCGGATGGCGGACATGATGCTCACCGGCCGCGTCCTCGACGCCGCCGAGGGCCAGGCCGCCGGTCTCTCGCAGTACCTGACCGGCCAGGGCGGGGCACGCGCCAAGGCCCTGGAACTCGCCGAGCGCATCGCGGGCAACGCGCCGCTGACCAACTTCGCCGTCCTCCAGGCGCTCCCCAGGATCGCCGAGGCCTCGCCGGCCGGTGGCCTGCTGCTCGAATCCCTCATGTCGGCCGTCGCGGCCGGCAGCACCGACGCCCAGGAACGGATGCGGGCGTTCCTGGACGGCCGCGCCGCGAAGGTGGCCGCCGCGCAGGCCGCCCCCGGAAAGGCCGCCCGATGA
- a CDS encoding amidohydrolase family protein produces MNPADLTAIDFHVHVEQDAHGHLALDAELMDASAAYFKAGQDRTPTVEAIAAHYRERRMAAVVFTVDATTGLGHPALSSEEIAEAAAAHPDVLIPFGSVDPHRPDAVARARALVRDHGVRGFKFHPSLQAFAPNAPEHYPLYEALQELGVPALFHTGQTGIGAGLPGGRGIKLRYSDPMLLDDVAADFPGLTIVLAHPSVPWQDEAISIATHKANVYIDLSGWSPKYFPPQLVKAAGSFLRHKVLFGSDFPVITPDRWLADFDTLAIKPEARPLILKENALRVLGL; encoded by the coding sequence ATGAACCCCGCCGACCTGACCGCGATCGACTTCCACGTCCACGTGGAGCAGGACGCCCACGGCCACCTCGCGCTCGACGCCGAGCTGATGGACGCCTCGGCCGCCTACTTCAAGGCGGGCCAGGACCGCACCCCGACCGTCGAGGCGATCGCCGCCCACTACCGCGAGCGCCGGATGGCCGCCGTGGTCTTCACGGTGGACGCCACCACGGGCCTGGGCCACCCGGCCCTGTCCAGCGAGGAGATCGCGGAAGCCGCGGCCGCCCACCCGGACGTCCTCATCCCGTTCGGCTCGGTGGACCCGCACCGACCGGACGCCGTCGCCCGTGCCCGCGCGCTCGTCCGGGACCACGGCGTGCGCGGCTTCAAGTTCCACCCGAGCCTCCAGGCGTTCGCACCGAACGCCCCCGAGCACTACCCCCTGTACGAGGCCCTTCAGGAGCTGGGCGTCCCCGCCCTGTTCCACACCGGGCAGACCGGCATCGGCGCGGGCCTGCCCGGGGGACGGGGCATCAAGCTGCGCTACTCCGACCCGATGCTCCTGGACGACGTCGCCGCCGACTTCCCCGGCCTGACGATCGTCCTCGCCCACCCGTCGGTGCCCTGGCAGGACGAGGCGATCTCCATCGCCACGCACAAGGCCAACGTGTACATCGACCTGTCGGGCTGGTCCCCGAAGTACTTCCCGCCGCAGCTCGTCAAGGCGGCCGGCTCCTTCCTCCGCCACAAGGTCCTCTTCGGCTCGGACTTCCCGGTCATCACCCCCGACCGCTGGCTCGCCGACTTCGACACCCTCGCCATCAAGCCGGAGGCCCGCCCCCTGATCCTCAAGGAGAACGCCCTCCGCGTCCTGGGCCTGTGA
- a CDS encoding hydrophobic protein: protein MIPLLLVLLVLLLLFGGGFALHVLWYIAIAVLVLWLLGFLFRGSDRRWYRW from the coding sequence ATGATTCCACTCCTACTCGTTCTGCTGGTGCTCCTGCTGCTCTTCGGCGGCGGCTTTGCCCTGCACGTGCTGTGGTACATCGCGATCGCCGTGTTGGTGCTGTGGCTGCTGGGGTTCCTGTTCCGCGGCTCCGATCGGCGCTGGTACCGCTGGTGA
- a CDS encoding SRPBCC family protein, giving the protein MSMVQETIRVTAPLRAVYGQWTRFEDFPRFMDGVEEVRQLDDRLCHWRTRVAGVTREFDTEIVDQLPDERIAWRTVGDGVRQKGVVTFQRLDEEHTRVSLAMEVAPQGIVEKAGDALGFLEERVRGDLQRFKEYVEEGGGTESGWRGRLRPADSVGEAPEPPPEPFERPGPYPGPLPDSPEGAPHT; this is encoded by the coding sequence ATGAGCATGGTGCAGGAGACGATCCGGGTGACCGCCCCGCTGCGCGCCGTGTACGGGCAGTGGACCCGCTTCGAGGACTTTCCGCGGTTCATGGACGGCGTCGAGGAGGTACGCCAGCTCGACGACCGCCTCTGCCACTGGCGCACGCGGGTGGCCGGCGTGACCCGGGAGTTCGACACCGAGATCGTCGACCAGCTTCCGGACGAGCGCATCGCCTGGCGCACCGTCGGCGACGGGGTCAGGCAGAAGGGTGTCGTCACCTTCCAGCGCCTCGACGAGGAGCACACACGGGTCAGCCTGGCCATGGAGGTGGCGCCGCAGGGGATCGTCGAGAAGGCCGGTGACGCCCTCGGCTTCCTGGAGGAGCGCGTCCGAGGCGACCTGCAGCGCTTCAAGGAGTACGTCGAGGAGGGCGGCGGCACCGAGAGCGGCTGGCGCGGGCGGCTGCGTCCGGCCGACAGCGTGGGCGAGGCACCGGAGCCTCCGCCGGAACCGTTCGAGCGCCCCGGTCCCTACCCCGGGCCGCTGCCGGACTCTCCCGAAGGCGCGCCCCACACCTGA
- a CDS encoding iron-containing redox enzyme family protein, with the protein MTADPERTGPALPPARGELSSAVVTRLRGRPGSLPGSDAVAAADPYGEDVQLALHLGYELHYRGFEDVPDDAEWDVDLLRLRAQLEARFEEALRAECGPVPPLSEVFDALLTEPVDGTGVSHYLIRHGTLERLREHAVLRSVHQLREADPHLWVLPRLQGRAKAGMMTVQYDEYGCGRAERVHARLYAELLRDLGLNPAYGHYLPSVGAAALAPANLMSLFGLRRSHRGALVGHFAALEITSSPAASRMAAALRRAGARGAAALFYDEHVEADAVHEQLVRREVVAPLLAEEPHLADDVAFGAEATTLLEDRFAAEVTRAWDADATALRAPLDPARPGDRRTRPGVAVRA; encoded by the coding sequence GTGACCGCCGACCCCGAGCGGACGGGACCCGCGCTGCCACCGGCGCGCGGGGAACTGTCCTCGGCCGTGGTGACCCGGCTGCGCGGCCGCCCCGGATCCCTGCCGGGGTCGGACGCCGTCGCCGCCGCCGACCCGTACGGCGAGGACGTGCAGCTGGCGCTCCACCTCGGCTACGAACTGCACTACCGGGGTTTCGAGGACGTCCCGGACGACGCCGAGTGGGACGTGGACCTGCTGCGGCTGCGAGCCCAGCTGGAAGCGCGTTTCGAGGAGGCGCTGCGCGCCGAGTGCGGTCCTGTCCCGCCCCTCTCGGAGGTCTTCGACGCCCTGCTGACGGAACCCGTCGACGGCACGGGCGTCTCCCACTACCTGATCCGGCACGGGACCCTGGAGCGGCTGCGGGAGCACGCGGTCCTGCGGTCGGTGCACCAACTGCGCGAGGCCGACCCGCACCTGTGGGTGCTGCCCAGGCTCCAGGGCCGCGCCAAGGCCGGGATGATGACGGTGCAGTACGACGAGTACGGCTGCGGCCGCGCGGAACGCGTGCACGCCAGGCTGTACGCGGAGCTCCTCCGCGACCTCGGCCTGAACCCCGCCTACGGCCACTACCTGCCCTCGGTGGGTGCGGCCGCCCTGGCCCCCGCCAACCTGATGTCGCTGTTCGGGCTCCGCCGGTCCCACCGGGGCGCCCTGGTGGGCCACTTCGCCGCCCTGGAGATCACCTCGTCCCCGGCGGCGTCGCGCATGGCGGCCGCCCTGCGCCGCGCCGGCGCCCGAGGAGCCGCGGCGCTCTTCTACGACGAACACGTCGAGGCCGACGCGGTCCACGAACAGCTCGTCCGCCGCGAGGTGGTGGCCCCCCTCCTGGCCGAGGAGCCCCACCTCGCCGACGACGTCGCCTTCGGAGCGGAGGCCACCACGCTCCTGGAGGACCGTTTCGCGGCCGAGGTCACGCGCGCCTGGGACGCCGACGCCACCGCCCTGCGCGCACCGCTGGACCCGGCCCGCCCGGGGGACCGCCGCACCCGGCCCGGCGTGGCCGTCAGGGCCTGA
- a CDS encoding RNA polymerase sigma factor, which yields MNHRFSWPDERLIRAAQDGDVPSLTTVVMRSQPHVRRFALSLCASPQDAEDAAQEALIILYRKIGTLRASGALASWMFRIVRNECLRQVRSLVATRRAEQPDQPGAKPDADAEPSAEDAVLRRLEAERIAAAVSALPRDQRQVLIMRDVQGLPGRTVADALGLSTAAMKSRLHRARAALRDALEAPGPDTGLATDRITAPPAEGDPL from the coding sequence ATGAACCATCGCTTCAGCTGGCCCGACGAGCGGCTGATCAGAGCCGCCCAGGACGGCGACGTCCCGTCGCTGACCACCGTCGTCATGCGGTCGCAGCCCCATGTGCGCAGGTTCGCCCTGTCGCTGTGCGCCTCCCCGCAGGACGCCGAGGACGCGGCGCAGGAGGCCCTCATCATCCTCTACCGGAAGATCGGCACCCTGCGGGCGAGCGGTGCGCTCGCCTCGTGGATGTTCCGGATCGTGCGCAACGAATGCCTCCGGCAGGTCCGTTCGCTCGTGGCGACGAGGCGCGCCGAACAGCCGGACCAGCCGGGGGCCAAGCCGGACGCGGACGCGGAGCCGTCCGCCGAGGACGCGGTACTGCGCAGGCTGGAGGCCGAGCGGATCGCGGCCGCCGTCAGCGCGCTGCCCCGCGACCAGCGGCAGGTCCTGATCATGCGGGACGTCCAGGGCCTGCCCGGCAGGACCGTCGCCGACGCGCTCGGCCTGAGCACGGCCGCGATGAAGTCGCGGCTGCACAGGGCACGTGCGGCTCTGCGTGACGCCCTGGAGGCCCCCGGCCCGGACACCGGCCTCGCCACCGACCGGATCACCGCCCCACCAGCCGAAGGAGACCCGCTGTGA
- a CDS encoding helix-turn-helix transcriptional regulator, whose translation MDDLAGFLRTRRARVDPASVGIPTDSRRRVAGLRREEVAHLSGVSVDYYVRLEQGRATQPSGQVLDALARVLGLDETERGHLDRLARQPRRPARTPGERIRPELLRVLDLVAGAPALIMNHRLDVLAGNRLAGLLFGRPLPGLNIARHLFLEEAEHGLYADWDTCTLDVVGHLRLAAGTYPDDPRLASLIGELSMGSERFRRLWARADVRARAHGRKAYRHPLVGLLELHQENFALPDASGTELLVLSAAPGTPAEDGLRLLGSLGTAEADPHPRRGAQASESADPR comes from the coding sequence ATGGACGATCTGGCAGGCTTCCTGCGCACCCGTCGCGCCCGAGTGGACCCGGCGTCCGTCGGCATCCCCACCGACTCCCGCCGCCGGGTCGCGGGCCTGCGCCGCGAAGAGGTCGCGCACCTGTCAGGGGTCAGCGTCGACTACTACGTGCGCCTCGAACAGGGCCGCGCGACCCAGCCCTCCGGGCAGGTCCTCGACGCCCTCGCCCGTGTCCTCGGCCTCGACGAGACCGAGCGCGGTCACCTCGACCGGCTCGCCCGGCAGCCCCGCCGCCCCGCCAGGACGCCGGGCGAGCGGATCCGGCCGGAGCTCCTGCGCGTCCTCGACCTGGTCGCCGGCGCACCGGCGCTGATCATGAACCACCGCCTGGACGTCCTCGCCGGGAACCGCCTCGCCGGACTCCTCTTCGGCCGCCCGCTGCCGGGCCTCAACATCGCCCGGCACCTCTTCCTGGAGGAGGCCGAACACGGCCTCTACGCGGACTGGGACACCTGCACCCTCGACGTGGTCGGCCACCTGCGCCTGGCCGCCGGGACGTACCCCGACGACCCCCGGCTCGCCTCCCTCATCGGTGAACTGTCCATGGGCAGCGAACGCTTCCGCCGTCTGTGGGCCCGCGCCGACGTGCGCGCCCGCGCCCACGGGCGCAAGGCGTACCGGCACCCGCTCGTCGGACTCCTGGAACTCCACCAGGAGAACTTCGCCCTCCCGGACGCGTCCGGCACGGAACTCCTGGTGCTGTCCGCGGCCCCCGGCACCCCCGCCGAGGACGGACTGCGCCTGCTCGGGAGTCTGGGCACGGCCGAGGCCGACCCGCATCCCCGACGGGGCGCGCAGGCGAGCGAGTCGGCCGACCCGCGGTAG
- a CDS encoding HemK2/MTQ2 family protein methyltransferase, which produces MRMIRPPGVYRPQGDTALLLESLAREPLGPGARTLDLCTGTGVLAVAAARRGAEATASDISLPAVAAARSNARLHGCRVRVLHGDLAAPLAGERFDLVTVNPPYVPARTPTAPVRGRRRAWDAGHDGRLLLDRICRIAPELLARDGVLLLVQSSLSGIAASLTALYAQGLRAHVSARRVQRFGPVMAARAGWLERGGLVEPGTRAEELVVIRAVSEAAVRPSPPAPDQVWGAPSGESGSGPG; this is translated from the coding sequence ATGAGGATGATCAGACCGCCCGGGGTCTACCGCCCGCAGGGCGACACGGCCCTGCTCCTGGAGAGCCTGGCCCGCGAACCCCTCGGCCCCGGCGCACGCACGCTGGACCTGTGCACCGGCACGGGCGTCCTGGCCGTCGCCGCGGCCCGTCGGGGAGCCGAGGCGACCGCGTCCGACATCTCTCTCCCGGCCGTCGCGGCGGCCCGGTCCAACGCGCGGCTGCACGGCTGCCGGGTGCGCGTCCTGCACGGAGACCTGGCGGCGCCGCTCGCCGGTGAGCGCTTCGACCTCGTCACCGTCAATCCGCCCTACGTCCCCGCCCGGACGCCGACCGCACCCGTACGAGGACGCCGCCGCGCCTGGGACGCGGGCCACGACGGACGCCTGCTGCTGGACCGGATCTGCCGGATCGCCCCCGAACTCCTGGCCCGCGACGGCGTGCTCCTCCTGGTGCAGTCCTCCCTCAGCGGGATCGCCGCCAGCCTCACCGCGCTGTACGCACAAGGGCTGCGCGCCCACGTCTCGGCACGGCGCGTCCAGCGCTTCGGCCCCGTCATGGCGGCGCGGGCCGGCTGGCTCGAACGCGGCGGCCTGGTCGAGCCGGGGACCCGCGCCGAGGAACTGGTCGTGATCCGGGCCGTCAGCGAGGCCGCCGTCCGCCCGTCGCCGCCCGCGCCCGATCAGGTGTGGGGCGCGCCTTCGGGAGAGTCCGGCAGCGGCCCGGGGTAG
- a CDS encoding 3-hydroxyacyl-CoA dehydrogenase NAD-binding domain-containing protein, translated as MKVAVVGTGVIGASWTTLFLEYGHEVVATDPAPGAEARLRAAVTAPQERLSFTPDLAEAVADAGFVQENGPERPELKDEVFAVLDSAAPPGTVLASSSSGLLPSRIQQACAAHPERVLVGHPFNPPHLIPLVEVVPGERTAEGAVEEAMAFYRTLGRHPIRLRQELPGHVANRLQAALWREAYSLVERGAASVADIDAAIAHGPGLRWALLGPFLNQHLSGGPGGIAHVLEHLGPPMEEWWADLGAPRLTPELTRAITEGVADELAGTPEADLIAARDTLLNLLLDAKKRTDHL; from the coding sequence ATGAAGGTCGCCGTCGTAGGGACCGGGGTCATCGGCGCCTCCTGGACGACCCTCTTCCTGGAGTACGGGCACGAGGTCGTCGCGACCGACCCCGCACCCGGCGCGGAGGCGCGGCTCCGTGCGGCGGTCACCGCCCCGCAGGAGCGCCTGTCCTTCACCCCGGACCTGGCCGAGGCCGTCGCGGACGCCGGCTTCGTCCAGGAGAACGGCCCCGAGCGCCCCGAGCTCAAGGACGAGGTCTTCGCCGTCCTCGACTCGGCCGCCCCGCCCGGCACCGTCCTGGCGAGCAGCTCCTCCGGCCTGCTGCCGTCGCGGATCCAGCAGGCCTGCGCGGCTCACCCCGAACGGGTCCTCGTCGGCCACCCGTTCAACCCGCCCCACCTCATCCCGCTGGTCGAGGTCGTCCCGGGCGAGCGGACCGCCGAGGGCGCCGTCGAAGAGGCCATGGCCTTCTACCGCACCCTCGGACGCCACCCCATCCGACTCCGCCAGGAGCTCCCCGGCCACGTCGCGAACCGGCTCCAGGCGGCGCTGTGGCGCGAGGCGTACTCCCTGGTCGAGCGGGGAGCGGCGAGTGTCGCCGACATCGACGCGGCCATCGCCCACGGCCCGGGACTGCGCTGGGCGCTGCTCGGCCCGTTCCTCAACCAGCACCTGTCGGGCGGCCCCGGCGGCATCGCCCACGTCCTGGAGCACCTCGGCCCGCCCATGGAGGAGTGGTGGGCCGACCTCGGCGCACCGCGCCTCACGCCCGAACTGACCCGCGCGATCACCGAGGGCGTGGCCGACGAGCTGGCCGGCACGCCGGAGGCCGACCTGATCGCCGCGCGGGACACCCTCCTGAACCTCCTCCTCGACGCCAAGAAGAGAACCGACCACCTGTGA
- a CDS encoding acetoacetate--CoA ligase — protein sequence MNEILSTPGATVRDDSEIGRYLRWLEAERRLSFPDYASLWEWSVTDLAGFWSSVWEFFDVRPHTPPTAPLGRKAMPDTEWFPGATLNYAEHALGRDEDLDAVAVVAHSQTRAPVELTFGELRDQVARARAGLLRLGVGKGDRVVAYLPNIPETLVAFLATASIGAVWASCAPEFGSRSVVDRFAQLEPKVLLTVAGYRYGERDIDRRTEVAEIAAKLPSVERIVHVPYGENTLPDALGWTDLLATPAGSADRPEPAFEAVPFDHPLFVLFSSGTTGIPKAIVHRHGGILVEHLKNNALSWDLKPGDRMLWFSTTAWMLWNTLVSALLVRASLVMIDGNPVHPDLREQWRIAAETGATLMGVSPGYLMACRKAGIRPAEEFDLSRLRQLGAAGSPLAADGFRWVAEQFGDRVLLNVGCGGTDVCTGILQGSPLQTVRAGEISGPCLGVAAYAYDSEGERVVGELGELVITEPMPSMPVGFWGDTDGSRYRAAYFEEYPGVWRHGDWVRFAPEGHCVVAGRSDATLNRGGVRLGTAEFYAVVEDLPEIDDSLVVHIEDPEGGNGELLLFVTGPEELDDALRTRIARTLRSALSPRHVPDVIERVPAIPRNRTGKKLEVPVKRILLGARPDSVASTDVLADPHALGPFVAFAAGRASGPAADGGSADRSAEPGHAADAGSADRAPGTTPGGRSAS from the coding sequence ATGAACGAGATCCTCAGCACCCCCGGCGCCACGGTCAGGGACGACTCGGAGATCGGACGCTACCTCCGCTGGCTGGAGGCCGAGCGACGGCTGAGCTTCCCGGACTACGCGAGCCTGTGGGAGTGGTCCGTCACCGATCTGGCCGGCTTCTGGTCGTCGGTCTGGGAGTTCTTCGACGTCCGCCCGCACACCCCTCCCACGGCCCCCCTCGGCCGCAAGGCCATGCCGGACACCGAGTGGTTCCCCGGCGCGACCCTCAACTACGCCGAGCACGCCCTCGGCCGCGACGAGGACCTCGACGCCGTCGCGGTCGTCGCCCACTCCCAGACCCGGGCGCCGGTCGAGCTGACCTTCGGCGAACTCCGCGACCAGGTCGCGCGGGCCCGTGCCGGACTCCTGCGCCTCGGCGTCGGCAAGGGCGACCGGGTCGTCGCGTACCTGCCGAACATCCCCGAGACCCTGGTGGCCTTCCTCGCCACCGCGAGCATCGGCGCCGTCTGGGCGTCCTGCGCACCGGAGTTCGGCTCCCGCAGCGTGGTCGACCGGTTCGCCCAGCTCGAACCGAAGGTGCTGCTGACCGTCGCCGGCTACCGCTACGGGGAGCGGGACATCGACCGCCGTACCGAGGTCGCGGAGATCGCCGCGAAGCTCCCCAGCGTGGAGCGGATCGTCCACGTCCCGTACGGGGAGAACACCCTGCCCGACGCGCTGGGCTGGACGGACCTGCTCGCGACACCGGCGGGGTCGGCGGACCGGCCGGAACCCGCCTTCGAGGCCGTGCCGTTCGACCACCCGCTGTTCGTGCTGTTCTCCTCCGGGACCACCGGCATCCCCAAGGCGATCGTGCACCGGCACGGCGGGATCCTGGTGGAGCACCTGAAGAACAACGCGCTCAGCTGGGACCTGAAGCCGGGGGACCGGATGCTCTGGTTCAGCACGACCGCGTGGATGCTGTGGAACACCCTCGTCTCCGCGCTGCTCGTCCGCGCGTCCCTCGTCATGATCGACGGCAACCCGGTCCACCCGGACCTGCGGGAGCAATGGCGGATCGCGGCGGAGACCGGGGCGACGCTGATGGGCGTGAGCCCCGGCTACCTGATGGCCTGCCGCAAGGCGGGGATCAGGCCCGCCGAGGAGTTCGACCTGTCGCGGCTGCGGCAGCTCGGCGCGGCGGGCAGCCCGCTCGCCGCCGACGGATTCCGCTGGGTGGCCGAGCAGTTCGGGGACCGGGTGCTGCTCAACGTCGGCTGTGGAGGCACCGACGTGTGCACCGGCATCCTCCAGGGCAGCCCGCTCCAGACCGTGCGCGCCGGTGAGATCTCCGGCCCCTGCCTGGGCGTGGCCGCCTACGCGTACGACAGCGAGGGCGAGCGGGTGGTCGGCGAGCTGGGCGAGCTGGTGATCACCGAGCCGATGCCGTCCATGCCCGTCGGCTTCTGGGGCGACACCGACGGCTCGCGCTACCGGGCCGCGTACTTCGAGGAGTATCCCGGCGTGTGGCGGCACGGCGACTGGGTGCGCTTCGCGCCCGAGGGCCACTGCGTCGTCGCCGGCCGCTCCGACGCCACCCTCAACCGCGGCGGGGTCCGGCTCGGCACCGCCGAGTTCTACGCGGTCGTCGAGGACCTGCCCGAGATCGACGACAGCCTCGTCGTCCACATCGAGGACCCCGAGGGCGGCAACGGGGAACTGCTGCTCTTCGTCACCGGACCCGAGGAGCTGGACGACGCCCTCCGGACGCGCATCGCCCGCACGCTGCGCTCGGCGCTGTCGCCGCGGCACGTCCCGGACGTCATCGAGCGGGTGCCCGCCATCCCGCGCAACCGGACCGGCAAGAAGCTGGAGGTGCCGGTCAAACGCATCCTCCTCGGTGCCCGGCCCGACTCCGTCGCCAGCACCGACGTCCTCGCCGACCCGCACGCGCTGGGCCCCTTCGTCGCGTTCGCGGCGGGACGAGCGTCCGGGCCGGCGGCCGACGGAGGATCCGCCGACCGATCGGCCGAGCCGGGACACGCCGCCGACGCGGGGTCCGCCGACCGGGCCCCCGGCACCACGCCCGGCGGGAGGAGCGCGTCATGA
- a CDS encoding CDGSH iron-sulfur domain-containing protein: MHQAEERYTEKPDEGMPDEGMPDEGMPDGERQRAAARITPLAEGPLLVEGPVEIVLPDGTIRRSDRPVVALCRCRRSLREPFCDTSHRHRSRRASTRTEGSR; the protein is encoded by the coding sequence GTGCATCAGGCGGAGGAGCGGTACACGGAGAAGCCGGACGAGGGGATGCCGGACGAGGGGATGCCGGACGAGGGGATGCCGGACGGGGAGAGGCAGCGGGCAGCGGCGCGGATCACCCCGCTGGCCGAGGGACCGCTGCTGGTCGAAGGCCCCGTGGAGATCGTCCTGCCCGACGGAACGATCCGCCGCAGCGATCGTCCGGTGGTCGCGCTGTGCCGATGCCGGCGCAGTCTCCGGGAGCCGTTCTGCGACACGAGCCACCGCCACCGTTCACGGCGGGCCTCGACGCGGACGGAGGGGTCCCGGTGA
- a CDS encoding MarR family winged helix-turn-helix transcriptional regulator has translation MKDVAPPSLLYSVKQVELATRARLDDLLKPSGVTALQYTALTVLERRDGMSAAELARNSFVTPQSMSDLVGALERRGLITRSPDPVSRRRHVIGLTDAGRALLALHAPAVQELEDEMLKGFAARERTAFRDYLNRARAALG, from the coding sequence GTGAAGGACGTCGCTCCGCCGTCGCTGCTGTACTCCGTGAAGCAGGTCGAGCTGGCCACCCGCGCCCGCCTCGACGACCTGCTCAAGCCCTCGGGCGTCACCGCCCTGCAGTACACGGCGCTGACCGTGCTCGAACGCCGGGACGGCATGTCCGCGGCCGAGCTCGCCCGCAACTCCTTCGTCACGCCCCAGTCCATGTCCGACCTGGTCGGCGCGCTGGAGCGGCGCGGCCTCATCACCCGCTCCCCCGACCCGGTGAGCCGCCGCCGCCACGTCATCGGCCTCACCGACGCCGGGCGCGCCCTGCTGGCCCTCCACGCCCCGGCCGTCCAGGAGTTGGAGGACGAGATGCTGAAGGGCTTCGCCGCCCGCGAGCGCACGGCCTTCCGGGACTACCTCAACCGCGCCCGCGCGGCACTCGGGTAG